A window of Caldilineales bacterium genomic DNA:
ATCATCCGTTTGGGGTCGCTGCCTTTGGCCAGGCAGTGGCCGTGGCCCCGGTGCGTGCTGGTGATGAAGTCATCCCGGCGCAAGGCCGCGCAGGCGCCCACCGCCACCGCTTCCTGCCCAAGGCAGGTGTGCGTCGTCCCGCGCAGCAGGTTCTGCATGAACAGCTCGCGCGCCGATTGGTCGAAGTAGCGGATGAGCCACATACGGTGGTAAAGCTGGGAGAGCGGGAGTGTGGCGACACTCATGGGTGCTCCAAAGAGCCTACGGTGAAACACCCACCACCCCGGCCGCTGCCCGCAGCCGCGCCAGCGTCCGCCCCTGCCCCACCGCCGCCAGGGTCGCAAACAGCGGCGGCGCCACCTTCTTCCCGGTCACGGCCAGACGGATGGGCGTGAACAACTGGCCGGGTTTCAGCCCCAGGGCGTCGGCCAGCCCGCGCAGGGCCGTCTCGATGGCGCTCTCGTGCCAGTCTGGCAGGGCCGCCAGGACGTCGGCGGCGCCGGTCAGGACGGCCGGCGCCATCTCCGACCGCTCGGCCACGGCGATGGCGTCGGTGAAGAGGAAATCGACATAGTCCGCCGCCTCGCTCAGCTTCTTCACCCGCTCCTGGACGAAGGGCAGCAGCAACCGCAGTCCGGCATCCGCCCGCAGCCGCGCCTGGGGCAGCCCCAGCGCCTGGCCCAGGTACGGCAGCAGGGCCTCGAGAAAGGCATTGGGGCTTAATTGGCGGATGTAGACGCCGTTCATCCATTCCAGCTTGTCGGCGGGAAAGGCGCCGGGGCTGGCCTGCACATTCAACAGGTCGAAGGCTGCGATCGCCGTCTCGCGGTCGTAGATCTCGGTCGAACCATCGAGCGCCCAGCCGATGCCGCAGAGAAAGTTGATCAAAGCCTCGGGCAGATAGCCCAGATCGCGGTACGAGTGGACGAAGACCGGGACAGTCGAGCCGTCGGGCCGCAGGATCTCGCGCTTGGACATCTTGCCCTGGCCGTTGGGGTTGAGGATGACCGGCAGGTGCGCCCACACCGGCGGCTGCCA
This region includes:
- the gltX gene encoding glutamate--tRNA ligase, with the translated sequence MPPARVRFAPSPTGYLHIGGARTALFNWLFARHTGGQFILRIEDTDRTRLVPGSLDDIFASLRWLGLQWDEGPEVGGPCGPYAQSERLDIYRQWADWLVEQGRAYRCYCTSAELEQMRAAQMAAKQDPGYDRRCRYLTPAQRAAREAEGREWVVRLAVPESGQVTFHDAIRGNITFENSKITDAVLLKSDGWPTYHLANVVDDHLMAITHIMRGDEWLSSVPLHWHLYDAFGWQPPVWAHLPVILNPNGQGKMSKREILRPDGSTVPVFVHSYRDLGYLPEALINFLCGIGWALDGSTEIYDRETAIAAFDLLNVQASPGAFPADKLEWMNGVYIRQLSPNAFLEALLPYLGQALGLPQARLRADAGLRLLLPFVQERVKKLSEAADYVDFLFTDAIAVAERSEMAPAVLTGAADVLAALPDWHESAIETALRGLADALGLKPGQLFTPIRLAVTGKKVAPPLFATLAAVGQGRTLARLRAAAGVVGVSP